Genomic segment of Tissierella sp.:
TTTTGTCATCTTCTCTGTCGCAGAATTTCTGAATAGTACAGATATAAAATCCACCACTCTGTCTTGCTCCGAGTTCTTGCCTTAAATGAGCTCTATTTTTTACAACCGAGACTTCACCAAGATTTAAAAATTCCTTACTTTTTGTAAATAATTTTGCACCTTGTTTTTGTAGTTCATCTCTGTCGACAATTAAAACAATAGTTGGAGAACCTATTTCAGAAACATCAGTACAACGGAGTGCAAGTTGACGAGCAAGAAAAGCCATTGTATAGGTTTTACCACATCCAGTTGCACCAAAGTATGTACCGCCTTTGCCACTACCTGTGACAACTGAATTCACAATACTTTCTTTTAAAAGTTTAGCCGCAAAAAACTGAGGATACCTACATACAATTTCACGCTCTTCGGTATCATAAATACTATCTTGGAAATATATATAATCTCTAAAAATCTCAAGAAAACGAGCAGGACTATATACACCCTTTATCATGGTTTCTGTTTCAGCAAAAGGAAGAGTAGAAATTTCATCACCATCATTTACACGACGCCAAGCATAGAAATGCTCATAAGGTGTGCGGACAGTTCCAAGTCTTGTTTTAACACCGTCAGAAATACACGCTAACGGACAATAATGCAAAAGATGTGGAATATCTCTCCAATATCTTATATTTACTTGTTCCCATGCATCATAAATTGTTGCACGAGCGTCTGCTGGGTTTTTAAGCTCTATTACACAAAGTGGCATACCATTTACAAACAAAAGAACATCAGGTCTGCGATTTTCTTTCTGGCCATTATTGGTATATTCCACAGTAAACTGATTAACGGCACGAAAAATATTATTGCTTGGGTCTTCAAAATCAATCAAAGATACCATTCTTGCCATTCCATCTTGAGGCGTGAACTGAACACCATCTACCATCCACCCATAAACCTTATGTAAGGTAGCAAAATCACTTTCACTACCTACAAGGCGAACAGCATCAAAAATCTCAGCAACCTCATCTTCATTTAAGTAATGGTTTGTATCTGCCATAAATGTTTTGAAGTCATCTTCAATCAATACATCTCGTTTAACAGAACGTTTTATATCGTTTCCAGAAAGATACTGCCAACCCTCAGCCTCTAGAAAGCCAAGAAAGGCATACTCATATTCTGATTCACAGTATCGTCCATTGTATTCTTTTAATTTAGCCATATATTATGCCTCCTTTAATTTTTCAGCTTCTTCTATAGAGCCTTTTATTAGGATTGGGCAAATATCTTTAATCTGCGCTTTAAGCCTTTCATTAATTTGTTTTCTTGAAATATAAACAATATAAATATTTGCAGCACTTTTTTGATGTTCAATATCTGGAATAGGAATTGTAATATCACCAATTTCATCAAAACTCACAACATCTCTTGTAGAACCCCATGAATTAAAGCCAAGATATCTTTGTGTCTCAGGTCGTGATAACCATAACATGAGATATTCAGGATATAATTCATTTTCATCATTTATTTGAAAGACTTGATATGAACCAGATATAACGCAGTCTTCGCCATCTCTTAATGCTAAAGGTAGTTTTGTTCCATTTGCTTTCATTACTTTGTTATAAGCAAATTGTCTATGCTGAACTATTTTTCCTTTTTCAAAGTCTTCAGCAACTCTTTTGGGTTCAATGAATTGCATATTAATATCAACTCCCCGTGCAAGTTTAACCTTATTTCCATCATTTCGTTCATCAACTTCCGATAAATAAGTTTTAATCTTTTTACAAGGCATATTTCTTCTTAAATCCTCAATATAAGCATCGCAAACCAGTTTCAAATCCTCAAGCCCACGCTCATAGCATTGCTGATTTGCAAGCATAGCATTATAGACATCTACATATTTTTGTTGAATTGGAAGTGGTGGAATTGTAATGGATACATCACACATTTCACCCCAATTAAAGAACTCCGTTGCACTTCCCCAAGAATCCCATCTTGAATATCTATCAAATTCTGGTCGATTAAAAAATATAAACAAATATTCTGGTAATATGACTTCTATATCAGAAACCTTAAAAACCACATAATCTTCCGTAACAATAAATTCTTCACCTGTATTATTAAAACCTAACCCTATTTTCTCGCCCATTCTCGTCGTTCGACGGTTAAACACAAAATTTTTATTTCCTACAATTTGAAATTTATCAAAATTTCTATCAGAAATATCGGCTTTTGTCTGTTGAATCTGTTTTGAGTTTGAAATACCTCTAACATCATTAATTCCATATTTTAAATCAGTATTTCGATTCTCAACTCTTTCAATATATTTACCTAGTTTTTCTTTAATCAATCTCATAGCCAATCCCCCTAAATGCATCTTCCAACATTTGCTGGGATTTTTTTTCAGCTTTCATTATATCCTGCATTTCTGTCTGAATACGAGCCATTTCCTTTTCATAATCAATATTTAGGTCATTATCAATAAATTCTATATATTTGCTTGGAGTAAGTGCCCAGCCTTTTATTTCAATCTCAGCAATACCCACACTTCGATAAAGTTCAGGTGCTTCGAATTTTGTTCCGTCACATCCTTCGCTTTGCCATGTGTGATAAATATCAGCTGCTTTTTCAATCTGCTCTGGTATCAATCGGACTTTCTTTTTATTTTCACCTTTAACAGGGTTTTCTGTCCATTGACGCAAATCCATAAAGAGTATTTCATGTTCACGATTACGGTGATTTCTTCCATGATAGTTACCACCTTTTTTATTTTGGTTTAAAATCCAAAGGGTAACGCTAATATCAGTAGTAATGAATAATTCTCTTGGCAAAACAACAATTGCTTCCACCTTATCATTTTGAATAAGTTTTTTACGAATCTCTAAAGTGTCACTATCATTTAATGCACCGTTAGCAAGCAAGAACCCTGCGATACCGTCTGCTGGTTTTAAGTGGGAAAGCATATGCAAAATCCAAGCATAGTTTGCATTGCTTTCTGGAGGTGTAACATAGTCTGACCAACGAGCATCATTTTTTAAATTGTCATTATACCAACCTTTAAGATTGAAAGGTGGATTTGCCATAATGTAGTTAAAATACAAACCTTTGTGTAAATCATTAGTAAAAGACGAATCACTAGTTTCACCAAGATGGTGACTAATTCCACGTAATGCAAGATTCATTTTTGCAAGACGATATGTGGCTGGTTCCTTTTCCTGTCCATAAATGTTTATGCTATTAATATTACCTTGTTTTGATTTTACAAGTTCAGCACTTTGAATGAACATACCGCCAGATCCACAAGCGGGATCATATAGAGTTCCTTCATATGGCTCAATCATAGATGCAATAAGCTCTACAACGTCATGAGGAGTGTAGAATTCTCCTTCTTCTTTTGTAGCATTAACAGCAAATTCTTTAAGGAAGTATTCATATACATGTCCAATAAGGTCTTTTTCTTCTCCAAATGCCTTGTGACTAATTTTATTTACTTCATCAATAATTTTCTTTATGTCGTTAGGTGCAAGGTTTCGTGTTGTAAATGTGCCTTCGACAAAACAACCTTTCAAGTCTTTTGAATCTGTCGCAATACTATGAAGAGCAGTATCAAGTGCAACATTAAGTTTTGGTGCAGGTGTATTGATAATAGTTGACCAGCGTGATTCTACTGGCAGATTATATGTTCCATCTGTAAAGGTAGCATCATCAAAAAATGCTGATCTAATATTTTCATCCTCAGGATCTAGTCCTTGTTCAATTAAAGTCTGACGAAGCTTTTCAATTCCATCCTCGTACTTTTCACCAATAAAACGTAAAAAAACAAGTGTAAGCACCATGTCACGCTTCTCGAAGAACGAACCTGAGTTACGTGCTGCACGTAGAATATCTCTACAATTAAATAAAATATTATCAATGTTTATTGCCTTTTCATCAGCTTTCTTCTTTGCCATATTATATTTCCTCACCCTCTATATTTTCGTCTGAAACAATTTCTATTACATCTGCAAAATCAACATTTAGTGCTGTACAAACTTTTACCAGCACTTCCATACTTACATACTCATTTTTAGATAACTTTGCAATTGAAGAAGAACTAATACCTGCAATCTTTTGTAAATCTCTTTTTTTCATATCTCTATCTATAAGCAATTTCCATAGTTTTTTATAGCTTACTTTCATAATGTACCTCCTATGTAATCATTATTTTAGATTATAACATAAAATCTTTGCAAACACAAACATTGTATTGTGTTTGCAAAGATTTTTTTTGCATATGGATTTTTGTTATACAGGTTAAAAAACAACATAAAACCTTTGCCTGTGATTTGGGAGAAAAAATAAATTTTAAATCCACCGGAAAACCTCACTTAAATTCTGCTTAGCTAGATAGAGAGATAATTTTATGGTACGAAACCTAAATTCACAAACAGAGATAAGAGTATGTTCTCGCAAGGCAAATATGAATGCAAAACAATTCTTACTACTAAAAATGGTGAGCCTGTTGGTATTTCACAGAATTCAGATCCCACCTTTCCAATATGGAAAGTGCAACATGGCTATTCTAGCGTGGTGTTTGCTACTTATGACGATGCAATGGCTTATTGCAAAGGGCGTTTTTGTAACCTTGACGGAGAGTTGGTGTAACCTATGGAACAAACAAAATATCATCCTTTAGTCGATTGTGACACTGATGGGGCAGAGAAAGTTCCTATGTTTTGTAGTACCGATGCAAACACCATTAGCCGAATTAAGATTATATGGAACTGCATAGGTGAATTTAACACACCAACGGATACTGAAAATGAAAAATATCGGCATAGCCGGTAATCACTTACCAAACTATGCCGATATTTTTTAAAGCATAAGATCCCTAAGTTGCACCCACTAAATGGGGCTCTATTTTTATGTCCTTTTCTTTGGAATCCAATAGTCAATGTACTAGTTGATAAACCAGCTAATCATTGATCGTTTTGCCTAATCATTGCAAAGAGTAACGACTTGTTAGATATTTTATTCAAACGTGGCATTTTGTAGAGAACATTCTGCATTGTAGTTGCAACAGTCATACAAATTTTCAGCATATTCATTTAGAATGTACTTCGTATTGGAAGTAAATCACTACAGAACAATGACTGGGTGGGATTTCCATTAAGAGGGAGCGGTTAAAATGAATCTAGTTCTAAAAGTATGCAGGAGTGCAATCAAGGAAACGAAATTAGAAATTATATGCATCAAGGATCTGGGCAACGAACAAGGTGGCAGTAAAAAGTCTAATAACACAAAGGAAATTAATCATTACAACAAAATTAGAAAACGAAATGAGCTCACTGACTTAGTAGGCATTATTACTAAGGATGGAGGTGCTCATTGATGGCAGAAAAGAAGTTGATTATAGGGGCAACAGAAACTACAGAGATTATTTATATTGGCTCAAATCTTAAAGCCAAAGGTGGTAAAAGAGAAATGCAGGGTTATTATTTAGGTGATAAAACTTCTGAATTTAATTACGATAAATATGGCCGTCAAGTTCATGAGAAAGAAATTATTGTAGGCAAATATCATGCTAAGAATTATAAGCAACGCAATAAAAATAGGCGTAACCTTGTTAAAGAACTCATCGAGAATAATTTTCAAACAAGAAAATGTATGATGATAACTCTGACATTTGCCAATGTTGTAAAAGATCACCCACAGAGCACTAGTTTAAGTAGCAAAGAAAACAATTTATTTCAGGAAATTTATCAAGACTTGAAAATAATAGAGGACAATTTCTTAAAAACAATGAACGATATTTTTACACCAAACAATGTAATAGGAAATAAAGAAAAAATGAACGACCTATCTTATGACAGTAAATATCACGATCTAAAAACCTGCAACAAAGAGTTCAAAAAATTTATACAGAAAATGAACTACAGATATGAAAATTTTAAATATGTTGCAGTTATGGACAAGCAGGAAAATGGCAATTGGCATTATCACATTATATGTAACCTTAACTATATTGAATATAACGAACTTAAAGGAATTTGGAACTTGGGTGGAGTGTTTATAGCTAAAATTGGATGCAAAAATCAGCTGCTTAAAGTAACGAATTATCTTAAGAAAAATATGGTTAATGCAAGATTATATTTAAAAGGTCAAAAGGGTTATCTGGCTTCTAAGGGGTTAAATAGAAATATTGTTCTCCGTTCATGGGCAACAAATGAACAAACAGAATTCCAAGAACAAGCACAACGCCTTGAGGAAATAAAGAAAGAAGTTGAATATAGCAAAAAACGCATTTTTGAACATAATTATTCTACATGGGAAACGTGTGATGGCTATCCTATAGAAATAAATCGAAATTGTATATTTAAATACTATACCTATTCAATTGAATCTAAAGAAAACTTTACACTTATGGATACTGCCATAAGAAAACATGGCCAATAGCATAGTAGTTTCTTTATTTATCAATAATGATGTGAATTAGACGTAAAAATCTTTGAAAAAAATTAAGAAATATGAGAGAACCCAAATACCAAAGCCGCAGCTTGGGCGGCACGATGTAAACTGAAGGGTAAAAAAGAGGTCTGCTATATAAAAAGTACCTCTTTCCCCCTTAAATGAATGATATGACATTCTATAAATTGGCACAAGCCAGCTCCCAAGCGTAGTTCACAATAACCAAAAACCAATAAAGAATGGAGGGGGAATACCATGATTATTATGATGCCAGAGATATCAATAATATTAGATATTGATAGTAAGCTGACAAAGACACCAGCTATGTGGTCACTTGCATTGGCATTGAACTGCACCCTAGGGTATTATACAAAAAAACATGATAAAAAATTGTTGAATGTAATTTATGATGATCAATCAGCAATCATATCAGTAAATGGTGCTGCACTGATGTTGCAGGCAGCCACAGATCAGGAAACTATGATTATTACGGGCAAGGCTGTAAAAGAAGGAGCAAAGATAACTATAATGACACAGCTTAGTTTTGATATTTACTTTTTCGCAGTATTACAAAGTAATTTGTTACAGTCACTGCCGGTGGTAACAGATGATTCTTTGCAGCATGACTTAAGATTATTAAAGAGGGTAAAAAATCCAAGTGTTGCTACGCAAAAGTTATTTCATGGCATGGTATTAGAGATGAGAGGTGAAATGAATGATACATATTGATATGACCAAAACAAATTTGACAGATAAGCAGGCGGCAGAGTTTATGCTGGACATATTAGAACTATCTAGAAAGGAAGAAATTGTGGTTAACGACATTCGATTTAAAAGCAGAACAGCGTAAGTAAAAGAAATGATTCGCGTTGAAAAAGGAAGAGAAGTTTTTTTAAATGCTTTGGAAGAACTAGTTGAAATTGCTGCTCAGCTTAAAAGTTCTTCCAGTATGGCTTCTAATGCTCAAATTGCTAAGCTCCGAGAAGATGGGGAGGCATTAAAGAGTTTAGCAATCTATATGGAAAATGCACAAAATGAAGATTGTAAGGATAATTGCTGCATTCTGAAAACTGGTTATGAAAGCAAATAAGCATTTTTCTGTACCCCTACCCTGTTTATTCAAAAGGAAATACATGCACTATGGGCGAGTTCTTCCACATATCAGCTGAATAATGACAAAGGTAGGTTTTAGTTAGATAAAATTTAGTTAACTAACTAAATTTTAATTTAATATGAGTTTAAAAATGGGAATGTAAGGTGAGAAAATTGGTGTTTGAAGAAAAATATTTGCTTGAATAGAAAAATATATGTGAAAGAGTGAGATAGATAGATGACAGAAAAGAAAATTTCCATAGAAAACATTGAGAAAAAATAAATGAGCTGCTTGCTAATCAAGAATTGTTGCTGAAGCATTTGCAATTGCAATCTGGCAGAAAATTAAAAGGTTCTAGCCTTAGAGAGCAGGTAAAATACTTAACGGAACAAGGCTATTCTATACGAGAAATAAGTTCTATGCTTAAATGCTCAACTACTACAGTGTCAACCAAAAGAGCAGAGATTAAGGCAATGGATAGTTTAGAGGTGCAATAAGTAGTGTTATGTTTCATTTATTTGGTTATGCCAACATAGCTAAAATCTAAAATATCGAGAATTTTTGCTCTAAAATTATAAAAGGGTGTTAAATAGTACAACGCTCTAAAAGGTGTATCAAAATTCCAATATAGTTTTATTGGAACGATTTTTGTGCCATATGGGTATATTGGCGGTTTGCTCTATTAAGGTATACTCATATGGACAGGGTGATTTTTAGAGTTTTGGAGCTTTAATAATACTTGTTATATGGAGGAATTGACTATGAAGGTAGGATATATTCGTGTATCAACCACAGAACAAAATACGGAACGGCAAAAAGCAATTATGCAAGGTCTAGAGGTAGAAAAATTATATACTGATATGCTATCAGGAAAAAATACAGACAGGCCACAGCTTAACGCACTACTAGCTTTGTTCGTGAGGGTGATACCGTAGTGGTTGAGAGTTATTCAAGGCTAGCACGTTCTACAAAGGATTTACTGGACTTGGTAGAAAAGCTGAATCAGAAAAAAGTGCAGTTTATCAGTCATAAAGAAAATATTGACACATCAACACCACAAGGACGATTGATGTTCACTATGTTTGCAGGGCTGGCGCAGTTTGAGCGTGAATGCCTGTTGCAGCGGCAGCGTGAAGGTATTGATATTGCTAAGCAGCAAGGTAAATACAAAGGTAGACCTAAGAAGTCATTTGATAACTTCACGGAGTTATATGCTTCTGTAAAAAATGAAGAAATAAGCATATCTAAGGCAAGCAAGCTATTAGGGGTATCACGCTCAACCTTTTACAGGAAAATGAAGGAGCATGAGGATAGCAGTGAGATTGATTTTGGATAACTTCTCCCCTTCTGACCTAGAGAAATCTTTGGTATACAGTATGGGGAAATTGAATAACAGAAACTACTTGTCTACATTATGCTAAAATTGAAGTCGATTGTGAGTATTTAATTGGTTTCTAGAATCAGTAAAAAGCAATGTAATAAAAAAGTATATCAATATTAATTTCCCATATAGTACAGTTTGGATTAATTGGAGTTACAGTGAAATGAAAAGGACTTATATTTAAAGATAGTAAATTTCTAAAGTTTGTCGGGATTAAGAAAATGGAGGTTAAAGGCATGAATTATATGAAGTACTACGAAAATTATAATTTTGATGATATGTCTCAAGACGACTTGATTAAAGAGATATTGCGTTTAAATTGGTTTGTAGATGAAATGCAAAAAATGATTGATAAACTTGAAAAGGTCAACGGTACGTTAATGAAAAAACACCCTGCATTTAAGGAAAATATAAATACTGATGATATTATGGATAAACTAGTGGCTGGCGATAGTCTTACTAAAATAGGCAAATACTATGGTTGTGATAAAAAGACAATTAAAAATCGGCTATATCGAGAGCAGTGGACGGATAAGGATATTGCAAAACTAAGGCAAGGAATTGATGTACGCAAAGAGGATTGGTTTAATAATGGATATTAATTGATAGGCGGTTGTTCAAAGATATATGCAGAGAAAGAAATAATTCGGGGAAAACAGATTCACCGGGGTTACGATAGGAGTATTAATAAAACAGAATAGCCATGAAATCCGAGCTTGGTGAATTTTATGGCTCATATTCTTTCTGTTCCCTTAATAGATATAAATCAACCAACAAACAAAACTAGTCGAAGACATAATTGCTTATTTACCCAAATAAATTTCTTACTGCATTATTGGAAATATATGTTATAATAAACACTAACAGATTATTCTGACAATAACGGGAAGTTATATAAATTGTCATAAAATATATAAAAAGTAAGGAGGAGGATATTATGGGAGGAAAAGAAGCGTCACGAGGATTCTTATATCAAGCCTTTGCTTCAGTTCTTGAAGCTTTGTACAAAGAGAGCTGGGATAAAATTTATATAGAGATGCACTCTGCTAACGATAAGGTTGATATTGCACTAGAAGAAGACGGAAAAATTATTAGAAGTATTCAAGTTAAATCGACAATAAATACTTTCAGCAAAGAATCTGTGAAAAAGTGGTTACAGGATCTTATCAAAGATGATGTAGGTACGATAGAATTTGAGCTTTTTTTAATAGGACAATGCGATGATGAAGCTATTACATTTATAAATTCTATGGACAAACTTCAAAGTGACAAATTGGATGGCAAAGCGAGAACATCACTAAAAGGATTTGATACAAGTATTATTAAAGGTAAAATAATAAAGTTTACATGTCTTCCATTTAATGTTAACGTATTGGAAAAGATTGTTAGAGATTCTTTACATCAATACATTTCATATAGCAATCGAACTTTGACATTTGATCAAATAAGTTTCATCGCTTCGGCTACTGTAAACGATCAGATGATTTCTTCAACACACGGAAATGGTATTGATAGAAAAGTATTTGACGAAGAATTAGAAAAGCGCATTTTTCTAGTCGCAGATAAATATACACCTAAAAGGGTATCAATCGGGGTAAAAAGCTTTTCTCGTGGCACAGGGCAATTGGAAAATGAAACTCAGAGTTGCTTATCACTAATTGATAAATTTGATGGTCGCAATTTAAAATATGGGTATGACTGGAATATAGATATTTATAAAGAATTGGATGGATTCCTGATTTCCAACACATGTAATAAACAAGCGTATCAAATATTTTTAGAGACCCACTCATCTATAGCTTTTGCCTCAGGAAGATTATTTGATAGTAAGTCGGGAGTTAATATTTTTCCAATACAACGATCATCAACTAATGGTACTATATTATGGGATGTAAAACTATCATCTAATGAAAGTTACCCTAACTGGGATATTTCTCACGAAGGATTAAATGAAGGTCAGTATGATTCTGCATTAATATTAAATGTTACTCGAAATATATATGATGACGTAATACACTATATAAAAGAAAATAATTTGTCAATTGGGCGTGTTATTAAATGTACGCCAAATATAAACGGTGCTACAAACTTCTCGATTAAAGACGGAACGCATGCAACTGTTTTAGCTAATTCAGTTTATAGCGCTATCGCACAAAGAAGCACGGCTGAACGGCGTGCAACATTACATATTTTTGCTGCTGCACCAAATGCATTTATGTTTTTCTTAGGACAGAATTCAAGAGGATTTGGTAAGTGTATTTTGTACGAATATGATTTTGACCAGCGAGACTCGTGTTCGTATTTATCATCAATAGATTTTACAAATTAAAGGAGGATTATTATGTCTACTGTACCATCATATTTTAAAGATTTTTTATCCAA
This window contains:
- a CDS encoding restriction endonuclease subunit S, which codes for MRLIKEKLGKYIERVENRNTDLKYGINDVRGISNSKQIQQTKADISDRNFDKFQIVGNKNFVFNRRTTRMGEKIGLGFNNTGEEFIVTEDYVVFKVSDIEVILPEYLFIFFNRPEFDRYSRWDSWGSATEFFNWGEMCDVSITIPPLPIQQKYVDVYNAMLANQQCYERGLEDLKLVCDAYIEDLRRNMPCKKIKTYLSEVDERNDGNKVKLARGVDINMQFIEPKRVAEDFEKGKIVQHRQFAYNKVMKANGTKLPLALRDGEDCVISGSYQVFQINDENELYPEYLMLWLSRPETQRYLGFNSWGSTRDVVSFDEIGDITIPIPDIEHQKSAANIYIVYISRKQINERLKAQIKDICPILIKGSIEEAEKLKEA
- a CDS encoding N-6 DNA methylase, which codes for MAKKKADEKAINIDNILFNCRDILRAARNSGSFFEKRDMVLTLVFLRFIGEKYEDGIEKLRQTLIEQGLDPEDENIRSAFFDDATFTDGTYNLPVESRWSTIINTPAPKLNVALDTALHSIATDSKDLKGCFVEGTFTTRNLAPNDIKKIIDEVNKISHKAFGEEKDLIGHVYEYFLKEFAVNATKEEGEFYTPHDVVELIASMIEPYEGTLYDPACGSGGMFIQSAELVKSKQGNINSINIYGQEKEPATYRLAKMNLALRGISHHLGETSDSSFTNDLHKGLYFNYIMANPPFNLKGWYNDNLKNDARWSDYVTPPESNANYAWILHMLSHLKPADGIAGFLLANGALNDSDTLEIRKKLIQNDKVEAIVVLPRELFITTDISVTLWILNQNKKGGNYHGRNHRNREHEILFMDLRQWTENPVKGENKKKVRLIPEQIEKAADIYHTWQSEGCDGTKFEAPELYRSVGIAEIEIKGWALTPSKYIEFIDNDLNIDYEKEMARIQTEMQDIMKAEKKSQQMLEDAFRGIGYEID
- a CDS encoding helix-turn-helix transcriptional regulator; this translates as MKVSYKKLWKLLIDRDMKKRDLQKIAGISSSSIAKLSKNEYVSMEVLVKVCTALNVDFADVIEIVSDENIEGEEI
- a CDS encoding helix-turn-helix domain-containing protein, with the translated sequence MLKHLQLQSGRKLKGSSLREQVKYLTEQGYSIREISSMLKCSTTTVSTKRAEIKAMDSLEVQ
- a CDS encoding helix-turn-helix domain-containing protein; this translates as MQRQREGIDIAKQQGKYKGRPKKSFDNFTELYASVKNEEISISKASKLLGVSRSTFYRKMKEHEDSSEIDFG
- a CDS encoding SAVED domain-containing protein, encoding MGGKEASRGFLYQAFASVLEALYKESWDKIYIEMHSANDKVDIALEEDGKIIRSIQVKSTINTFSKESVKKWLQDLIKDDVGTIEFELFLIGQCDDEAITFINSMDKLQSDKLDGKARTSLKGFDTSIIKGKIIKFTCLPFNVNVLEKIVRDSLHQYISYSNRTLTFDQISFIASATVNDQMISSTHGNGIDRKVFDEELEKRIFLVADKYTPKRVSIGVKSFSRGTGQLENETQSCLSLIDKFDGRNLKYGYDWNIDIYKELDGFLISNTCNKQAYQIFLETHSSIAFASGRLFDSKSGVNIFPIQRSSTNGTILWDVKLSSNESYPNWDISHEGLNEGQYDSALILNVTRNIYDDVIHYIKENNLSIGRVIKCTPNINGATNFSIKDGTHATVLANSVYSAIAQRSTAERRATLHIFAAAPNAFMFFLGQNSRGFGKCILYEYDFDQRDSCSYLSSIDFTN